In Mesoplasma florum L1, the DNA window ATTCAAACTATCATCATTAAAAATGCGAAGTAGTTCGTTATCTCTTGTATCTTCAAAATATATTTTTTTTGAAGAGTGACTAACTTTAGAAGGTGTTTCAGACTCAACAAATTTCATTAAACCATTTTCATTTAAATAATTTAATGTCAAATTTTTATAAATTGATTTAGGTACAAAACTCTCTTGATATAAAATAACCTCATTTGTATCTTTGTCTTTTCTTACACATTTAAAAAAGTAAACGTCAGTTCCTATATAAAAATTTGTTTTTTTTGATAGTGATTCATCTACTTTAATTTCTTTAAGTTCGTAATATTTATTTATTGAATTAGGGAATAATTCTCTAAAACTAAATAATAAGTTATTTTTTATTTTTTCTTGAACTACATATCCTTTACCATTAACTGGCTTAACAATTTGTAATTCTATTAGTTTATTGAATGCTATTCTTATTGGTTGTTCACTATACTTAAATTTTGTTTTAAGCATATTTTGACTAGGTAATATTTCACCTGGCTGAACCTTATTCTCTCTAATTAGATGCATCAAATAATCAAATACTATCTCTCATTTTTTATTCATTTATTTTTCCTCATTTAATAAAATTAATTATACTTTTTTTGAAAAAGTAAATTCTATATTTTTAATCAAATATTCAAATAGAATAAAAATTGATTTAACTTAATATTTATTTTTCTCTTTTAATGCAAAATATTGTTTTAAACATTATTTTTGCTATTTTAATTTTATTAAATTAAATATTAATGAAAATACCTATGATTATAACTTTTGATATAAAAAAAAAGAAGCTCTTAAGCTTCTTCGATTAGATCATTTGATTTTTTAGTTTCATTTTTAAAGAATATTATTTTGATTTGTGGCTGTATTGTAATGCTGTAACCAACAAGTAATAACAACATAACTCCAAACACTTTTCATGTATCAGAATCTTGATTGATAACAAAAGTAATATCAGCAGCCATCATCATCGCTGTAGCAATTGTTAATACAATTAATGTTGTAATGCTAATAATCATTGTTTGAAATGGTTTTCTAAAAAATAATTTTAGAATAGGTAATATCATTGATGCTCAAACCAAAATTATTCCAGTTAAAGCTAACGCAAAGTATTGTTTATTATTTTGTGTATATTCTGTAACACCTGATAAATTAACACCGTCTCTAAAACCAATGCTATAAAAAGCTACTAAAGCTAATATACCAAAAATCATGACATTGATACATACAGCCATATTTAAAATAAGTTTTTTAAAATTTTTCATATTATCCTCTTTCTTTATTATATTATTATACTATTTATTTATTTTAAAAATAAAAATAACGATCTTAATCTCGTTATTCTCAAATATTATTTAGTTGCTAAGAATGCATCAACTAATTCAATAACTTCAGGAGTATCATCTGAAGATAATGCTTTGTTAGCTAATTCTTCTGCTTCAGCCATAGTAATTTTACTCATTAAAGCTCTTGCTCTTAACATTGAAGTTGCACTCATTGAAAATGCATCTAATCCCATTCCTAAAAGTAATGGTAAAGCTTGAATATCTCCAGCCATTTCTCCACACATACCAACTCATTTATTATTTTTGTGTGCACCTTTAATTGTTAAATCAATTAATTTTAATATTGCTGGATTTAAAGGTTGGTAAAGATATGAAACATTTTCGCTCATACGGTCAGCAGCCATTGAATATTGAATTAAATCATTTGTTCCGATTGAGAAGAAATCAGCATATTTACTAAATTTATCTGCGTTAACAGCAGCGGCAGGAATTTCAACCATCATTCCAACTTGAACATTTTCGTCAAATGCAATATTTTCTTTTCTTAATTCTTCCTTA includes these proteins:
- a CDS encoding GntR family transcriptional regulator; the encoded protein is MNKKWEIVFDYLMHLIRENKVQPGEILPSQNMLKTKFKYSEQPIRIAFNKLIELQIVKPVNGKGYVVQEKIKNNLLFSFRELFPNSINKYYELKEIKVDESLSKKTNFYIGTDVYFFKCVRKDKDTNEVILYQESFVPKSIYKNLTLNYLNENGLMKFVESETPSKVSHSSKKIYFEDTRDNELLRIFNDDSLNGFIVDEGNVYGIFGELLEYRLSRYKPKFFKWDFIEWRK